Proteins from a genomic interval of Myxococcales bacterium:
- a CDS encoding acyl-CoA thioesterase → MGLLRVPYRVIFGDTDALGIVYYANYLRLLDIGRTEWFRKYSLAPRAMFEEAEYCIVIVETHLEHKRPARFDDELVIELWLNRKWVKNASIRFDYRIYGADGEVCVLGYTRHAFVNRAGVLKRPPRDYLDSLRNQALEREYKDHA, encoded by the coding sequence ATGGGTTTGTTGCGTGTACCATACCGGGTCATCTTCGGCGATACCGATGCCCTGGGCATTGTGTATTACGCCAATTACCTGCGCCTGCTCGATATCGGGCGCACCGAGTGGTTTCGCAAATATTCCCTGGCGCCGCGGGCGATGTTCGAGGAGGCGGAATACTGCATCGTGATCGTCGAGACGCACCTGGAGCACAAACGCCCGGCGCGGTTCGACGACGAGTTGGTCATCGAGTTGTGGCTGAACCGCAAATGGGTGAAAAACGCCTCGATCCGGTTCGATTACCGGATTTACGGGGCGGACGGCGAGGTGTGCGTCCTGGGCTATACGCGCCATGCGTTCGTCAACCGGGCCGGCGTTTTGAAACGCCCGCCGCGCGACTACCTCGATTCGTTGCGGAACCAGGCCCTGGAACGGGAGTACAAGGATCATGCGTAG
- a CDS encoding DivIVA domain-containing protein, translated as MKITPLDIKQQQFKKIRSRYYDLGEVDSFLNMVAMEMEANLRENAEMKEELKRVKSRLNELVENEKILKDAIISTQKAVEDILSNARKEREIIVAQARLDAEKLIGNAHDQVRNLTQDVQELRRQRVRVEAELTAVLTSHLKLLEAAAEETDRHEEEADKVMILGKK; from the coding sequence ATGAAAATTACGCCGCTGGACATCAAGCAGCAGCAGTTCAAGAAGATCCGCAGCCGTTATTACGACCTGGGCGAGGTCGACTCGTTCCTCAACATGGTCGCGATGGAGATGGAAGCGAACCTGCGCGAAAACGCCGAGATGAAAGAGGAGCTCAAGCGGGTCAAGAGCCGCCTGAACGAACTGGTCGAGAACGAGAAAATCCTCAAGGACGCCATCATTTCCACCCAGAAGGCCGTCGAGGACATCCTTTCCAACGCCCGCAAGGAACGCGAGATCATCGTCGCCCAGGCCCGGCTGGACGCGGAAAAGCTCATCGGCAACGCCCACGACCAGGTACGCAACCTGACCCAGGATGTTCAGGAACTGCGCCGCCAGCGCGTGCGCGTCGAGGCCGAGCTGACCGCCGTGCTGACCAGCCACCTCAAGCTGCTCGAAGCCGCCGCCGAGGAAACCGACCGCCACGAGGAAGAGGCCGACAAGGTGATGATCCTGGGCAAAAAGTGA
- a CDS encoding DUF167 domain-containing protein yields the protein MSSLLRPAPEGALLQARVTPKASADRLGPLHDDRLKIAVTSPPDKGKANEHVARLLAKKLDLPKSAVEVVAGATDRAKTLLIRGLSVEQVRDKLGL from the coding sequence GTGAGTTCCCTGCTCCGCCCGGCACCCGAGGGCGCGTTGCTGCAGGCGCGGGTCACCCCCAAGGCCTCGGCCGACCGCCTGGGCCCCCTGCACGACGACCGCCTGAAAATCGCCGTCACCTCGCCGCCCGACAAAGGCAAGGCCAACGAACACGTGGCGCGCCTGCTCGCCAAAAAGCTGGACTTGCCGAAAAGCGCCGTCGAGGTCGTCGCCGGCGCGACCGACCGCGCGAAAACCCTGCTGATCCGGGGCTTGTCGGTCGAACAGGTCCGCGACAAACTGGGTCTATGA
- a CDS encoding TlpA family protein disulfide reductase, which translates to MKRTLLGLIFLLMLGSALVFLTQCSTGDDDDNDDGGSSACDAFCNRVGQCGLGGLIGAETADDCQRICDTDTTAAVGQCVLNAANCAAVSDCLSGGDDDTADDDTTDDDTGDDDDDSVSSIPLLLGSQLFLSALDYELWSQATLPETIGTQEKAFLFPTFKDEACDLAGGKMYYALDGGEIVEYDDIPSYVECTSDQLNYLVGYDFTDIEGALAEGTHELKYYYIDSVGNKSNEKTYHYEVADSDTAIGATMADFTLIDQDGNSVSLADYADQIVVIDGYAQWCVYCGQEANELADLMQEYLDNGDDVVILGLMYEDNTGGSVDQSELQDWITDHGWTGLIPNLNDSTDHVQQAYWWQPAFPFNMILDADHVIRVKWHGYGSGLVADVVDFLMTK; encoded by the coding sequence ATGAAAAGAACGCTTTTGGGGTTGATTTTCCTGCTCATGCTGGGCTCGGCCTTGGTTTTCCTCACTCAGTGCAGCACCGGCGACGACGACGACAACGACGACGGCGGCTCCTCGGCCTGCGATGCGTTCTGCAACCGCGTCGGCCAATGCGGCCTGGGCGGTTTGATCGGCGCCGAAACGGCCGACGACTGCCAGCGCATCTGCGATACCGATACCACCGCCGCGGTCGGCCAATGCGTGCTCAACGCCGCCAATTGCGCGGCCGTCAGCGACTGCCTGTCCGGCGGCGACGACGACACCGCCGATGACGACACGACCGACGACGATACCGGCGACGATGACGACGACTCCGTCAGCTCGATCCCCCTGCTGTTGGGGTCGCAACTGTTCCTCTCGGCGCTCGATTACGAATTGTGGTCCCAGGCGACGCTGCCGGAGACCATCGGCACGCAGGAAAAAGCCTTCCTGTTCCCGACCTTCAAGGATGAAGCCTGCGACCTGGCGGGCGGCAAAATGTACTACGCGCTCGACGGCGGCGAGATCGTCGAATACGACGACATCCCCAGCTACGTCGAGTGCACCAGCGACCAGTTGAACTACCTCGTCGGCTACGACTTCACCGACATCGAGGGCGCGCTGGCCGAGGGTACGCACGAATTGAAGTACTACTACATCGACAGCGTCGGCAACAAAAGCAACGAAAAGACCTACCACTACGAGGTGGCCGACAGCGACACCGCGATCGGCGCGACGATGGCCGATTTCACCCTGATCGACCAGGACGGCAATTCGGTTTCGCTGGCCGATTACGCGGACCAGATCGTGGTGATCGACGGCTACGCGCAGTGGTGCGTGTACTGCGGCCAGGAGGCCAACGAACTGGCCGACCTGATGCAGGAATACCTCGACAACGGCGACGACGTGGTCATTCTGGGCCTGATGTACGAGGACAACACGGGCGGTTCGGTCGATCAATCCGAGTTGCAGGATTGGATTACGGATCACGGCTGGACCGGCCTGATCCCGAACCTGAACGACTCCACCGACCATGTTCAACAGGCCTATTGGTGGCAGCCGGCGTTCCCGTTCAATATGATCCTCGACGCCGATCACGTCATCCGCGTCAAATGGCACGGCTACGGCTCGGGCCTCGTGGCCGACGTGGTCGACTTCCTGATGACGAAGTAA
- a CDS encoding glycosyltransferase family 2 protein: protein MENPNLSVVIAAYQAGATIGRTVDSVRACLGGERLQIIVADDGSDDDTRDQAARPGVEILALPHVGRPAALNAGLAAARGEIVLFTDADCVVPYSWIEDLLDDLKDVDGVGGNLLPSRLTAVELAKVLRYVQEFERNYELAGEYPGICLNGNNMALRLEALRKVGGFDETFLHGADADLTRRLLAAGCRLRRTVQAQVTHLKVDDFRSFLRTMWRRGSTVKFGLKSGEENWGTMLRALCLSPWKWLLIDFRRAPRLAILGPEATGGRAWLAPLVNFAGGIVNALGRIHYYRRFRRGVR, encoded by the coding sequence ATGGAAAATCCGAACCTCTCCGTCGTCATCGCCGCCTATCAAGCCGGCGCCACGATCGGCCGCACGGTCGATTCGGTCCGGGCCTGCTTGGGCGGCGAGCGGCTGCAGATCATCGTCGCCGACGACGGCAGCGACGACGACACCCGCGACCAGGCAGCGCGCCCGGGGGTCGAAATCCTCGCCCTCCCCCACGTCGGCCGGCCCGCCGCGCTCAACGCCGGCCTTGCCGCCGCCCGGGGCGAGATCGTGCTGTTCACCGATGCCGACTGCGTCGTGCCGTACTCCTGGATCGAGGATCTATTGGACGACCTCAAAGACGTCGACGGCGTCGGCGGCAACCTGCTGCCGAGCCGCCTGACCGCCGTCGAACTGGCGAAGGTGCTGCGCTACGTGCAGGAATTCGAGCGGAACTACGAACTGGCGGGCGAATACCCCGGCATCTGCCTCAACGGCAACAACATGGCCCTGCGCCTCGAAGCGTTGCGGAAGGTGGGCGGCTTCGACGAGACCTTTCTGCACGGCGCCGACGCCGACCTGACCCGGCGGCTCCTGGCGGCCGGCTGCCGGTTGCGGCGCACGGTCCAGGCGCAGGTCACTCACCTCAAGGTGGACGATTTCCGTTCGTTTCTGCGCACGATGTGGCGGCGCGGCAGCACGGTGAAATTCGGGCTGAAGAGCGGCGAGGAGAACTGGGGCACGATGTTGCGGGCCCTGTGTCTCTCGCCCTGGAAATGGTTGCTGATCGATTTCCGGCGCGCGCCGCGCCTGGCCATCCTGGGTCCGGAAGCGACCGGCGGGCGGGCCTGGTTGGCGCCGCTGGTCAATTTCGCGGGCGGCATCGTCAACGCGCTGGGGCGCATCCACTACTATCGGCGGTTTCGGCGGGGCGTTCGATGA
- a CDS encoding oligosaccharide flippase family protein encodes MSLVRKAAGAAFWVAFATYAGQLITFLANIALMRLIAPEAFGVLSLATFFCTLARKLVGFGFNHALIHKQDDLDTAAGTHFALNLASAAVVMLTAFAAYPAVAHYYDRLTALVLIGVSVGAAFESASFTPRIMLEKQVEFRGLMLLNLAINLTVNGLAVGAAWLWPNVWVLAFRVAGAQAIEAIGYWKLNAGLKLQRPTRDMARWFLRFGSPLWLAGLATFAVLQFDDFLVGTMIDEKALGFYSRAYALAVLPTTMVGHIVARVAFPIYSQLQRDKNKLSEAFTLVMRLIVLFSGPAALGLAYCAPEFVAVVFGETWRPMASLVRYLLLYEVLRPMFDDVGELFTAIGEPRKISRIQVAQAIAVVVLTPPLVYFFAAKGAALSVGLVMLLGVILAYRDLRPHVIFDFWGVLVLPLVLCLGAAGLSALVLSLWQPAGEVTRLIAKIVLFGGFTVLLLGLAQGRRLRREYGEIKNRLTKREAV; translated from the coding sequence ATGAGCCTGGTCCGCAAAGCCGCCGGCGCCGCGTTCTGGGTCGCCTTCGCGACCTACGCCGGGCAGTTGATCACCTTCCTGGCCAACATCGCCCTGATGCGCCTAATCGCGCCCGAAGCGTTCGGCGTGCTGTCGCTGGCGACCTTTTTCTGCACCCTGGCCCGTAAGCTGGTTGGGTTCGGCTTCAATCACGCGCTGATCCACAAGCAGGACGACCTGGACACCGCCGCCGGGACGCACTTCGCGCTCAACCTCGCCAGCGCCGCCGTGGTAATGCTGACGGCCTTCGCGGCGTATCCGGCGGTCGCGCACTATTACGACCGGTTGACCGCCCTGGTGCTGATCGGCGTGTCGGTCGGCGCCGCCTTCGAAAGCGCCAGCTTCACGCCGCGGATCATGCTGGAAAAGCAGGTCGAGTTCCGCGGGCTGATGCTGCTCAACCTCGCTATCAACCTGACGGTCAACGGGCTGGCGGTCGGCGCCGCCTGGCTGTGGCCGAACGTGTGGGTGCTGGCGTTTCGCGTGGCCGGCGCCCAGGCGATCGAAGCGATCGGCTATTGGAAACTCAACGCCGGACTGAAGCTGCAACGGCCGACCCGCGACATGGCCCGGTGGTTTCTGCGCTTCGGGTCGCCGCTGTGGCTGGCGGGCCTGGCGACCTTCGCGGTGCTGCAGTTCGACGACTTCCTGGTCGGCACGATGATCGACGAAAAGGCGCTCGGTTTTTACAGTCGCGCTTACGCCCTGGCCGTGCTGCCCACGACGATGGTCGGCCACATCGTGGCGCGCGTCGCCTTTCCCATCTACAGCCAGTTGCAGCGCGACAAGAACAAGCTGTCGGAAGCCTTCACCCTGGTGATGCGGCTGATCGTGCTGTTTTCGGGGCCCGCCGCCCTGGGCCTGGCCTATTGCGCGCCGGAATTCGTGGCGGTGGTCTTCGGCGAAACCTGGCGGCCGATGGCCTCGCTGGTCCGTTACCTGCTGCTGTACGAGGTGCTGCGGCCGATGTTCGACGACGTGGGCGAACTGTTCACGGCGATCGGCGAGCCGCGCAAGATCAGCCGCATCCAGGTGGCCCAGGCGATCGCGGTGGTCGTTCTGACGCCGCCGCTGGTCTATTTTTTCGCGGCCAAGGGCGCGGCGCTGTCGGTCGGGCTGGTGATGCTGCTGGGCGTGATCCTGGCATACCGGGATCTGCGCCCGCATGTTATATTCGACTTCTGGGGCGTCCTGGTCCTACCGTTGGTGTTGTGCCTGGGAGCGGCGGGACTGTCGGCCCTGGTTTTGTCCCTCTGGCAACCGGCCGGCGAGGTGACCCGGCTGATCGCGAAAATCGTGTTGTTCGGCGGGTTCACCGTCTTGTTGCTCGGATTGGCGCAAGGCCGGCGGTTGCGGCGGGAATACGGCGAAATTAAAAATCGTTTAACGAAACGGGAAGCGGTTTGA
- a CDS encoding methyltransferase domain-containing protein, with protein MKTLDVGCGGNKTPGAFGVDLYPFPGVDLTHDLDRTPWPLADNQFDRIVASHVIEHLQDPVAFMNEIHRVAKPGAVVELVTPHFSNRCAYADPTHRRALSARAFDFFTGTPPRRPGRLAVLGNYLFEHRYEYPRLPSVAPFSPVRLHLSFSRIFRLTGIAWLANRFLDFYEFYGAWLLPARDLHLTLRVEKS; from the coding sequence TTGAAAACGTTGGATGTCGGTTGCGGCGGCAATAAAACGCCCGGCGCGTTCGGGGTGGATCTTTATCCCTTTCCCGGCGTGGACCTGACGCACGACCTGGACCGGACACCGTGGCCGCTCGCCGACAACCAGTTCGACCGGATCGTCGCGTCGCACGTCATCGAGCATCTGCAAGATCCCGTCGCGTTCATGAACGAGATCCACCGCGTCGCCAAGCCCGGCGCCGTCGTCGAACTGGTGACACCGCACTTTTCCAACCGTTGCGCCTACGCCGACCCGACGCACCGGCGTGCCCTGAGCGCGCGGGCCTTCGACTTTTTCACCGGCACGCCGCCCCGCCGGCCGGGCCGCCTGGCGGTGCTGGGCAATTATCTGTTCGAACACCGCTACGAGTACCCACGCCTGCCGAGCGTCGCGCCGTTCAGTCCCGTGCGCCTGCATTTGTCGTTCAGCCGGATCTTTCGCCTGACGGGCATCGCCTGGCTCGCCAACCGCTTCCTCGATTTTTACGAATTTTACGGCGCCTGGTTGCTGCCGGCCCGCGACCTTCACCTGACCCTGCGGGTGGAGAAATCCTGA
- a CDS encoding radical SAM protein encodes MDRRRFGSQVVYFSDTTGGGWAGLALRLRLAGDKGPVRLAADVRRKWHRRFRPHEPLPFAQAIHLEVTNACNLRCVMCPRQFMDRPVGRMDRERFGEIARQLKTQRDWIESVALMGLGEPFLHPELLDLGRIAKEAGLHRLYTSTNATLLSESRVAELLAADVFDQLILSVDGDRATYEKVRPGCAYEVVEAGVERLLAAKRQRGARRPAIELQILLMDQTEAEIEDFCARWVPLLGSRDRILIKEVDTFGGQVDDRRTAAHRHLEPAERFACRQLWKDLAVSWDGRVTVCCKDVLYKLAVGNVNETPLAELWRSARWETIRRLHLEKRWDELDPCRDCLEWWI; translated from the coding sequence ATGGACCGGCGACGTTTCGGCTCCCAGGTCGTCTACTTTTCCGACACCACCGGCGGCGGCTGGGCGGGCCTTGCGCTGCGCCTGCGTCTGGCCGGCGACAAGGGACCGGTCCGGCTGGCGGCCGACGTCCGCCGCAAGTGGCACCGCCGTTTTCGCCCGCACGAACCGCTGCCGTTCGCGCAGGCGATTCACCTCGAGGTGACCAACGCCTGCAATTTGCGCTGCGTCATGTGCCCGCGGCAGTTCATGGATCGTCCGGTGGGGCGGATGGACCGGGAGCGGTTCGGCGAGATCGCGCGGCAGTTGAAAACGCAACGCGACTGGATCGAATCGGTCGCGCTGATGGGCCTGGGCGAACCCTTTTTGCACCCGGAGTTGCTCGACCTGGGCCGGATCGCCAAGGAAGCCGGCCTGCACCGGCTATACACGAGCACCAACGCGACGCTGCTGAGCGAAAGCCGCGTCGCGGAATTGCTCGCCGCCGACGTGTTCGACCAGCTCATCCTGTCGGTGGACGGCGATCGGGCGACCTACGAGAAAGTCCGCCCCGGTTGCGCCTACGAGGTCGTCGAAGCCGGAGTCGAGCGGCTGCTCGCGGCGAAACGGCAGCGCGGCGCGCGGCGGCCGGCCATCGAACTGCAAATCCTGCTGATGGACCAGACCGAGGCGGAGATCGAAGACTTCTGCGCCCGCTGGGTGCCGCTGCTGGGCTCGCGCGACCGCATCCTCATCAAGGAAGTCGACACCTTCGGCGGCCAGGTCGACGACCGCCGCACCGCCGCGCACCGTCACCTCGAACCGGCGGAGCGTTTTGCCTGCCGCCAACTCTGGAAGGATCTGGCGGTTAGTTGGGACGGGCGCGTCACGGTGTGCTGCAAGGACGTGCTGTACAAGCTGGCGGTCGGCAACGTGAACGAAACGCCGCTGGCCGAACTCTGGCGGTCAGCGCGTTGGGAAACCATCCGCCGCCTGCACCTGGAAAAACGCTGGGACGAACTGGACCCCTGCCGCGATTGCCTGGAGTGGTGGATTTGA
- a CDS encoding glycosyltransferase family 4 protein yields MNAPILHVTDAFPPERGGVERVVEELAAAQVRAGRRVQVLTKAVAGAPAREVRADGVEVFRYPFAARPTPWKYLTSIRASRRLARQIDRESPPALVHFHLTLSAQGPLDLWRGRKPLVYSFYGPWHAEFAVEAEEIRRAAGGLYRAYLDEQMAWQRRRQIRLLRAVDRVAVLSEFSRGWVGQLAPERAADAVRIPGGIDPDRFTPDAVPAIDWRSGADFVVLTVRRLARRMGLDLLLAAVAELKTRGLAVRCLIAGGGPLRRELEEQAEQLGITAQVCFLGFVPDEQLQGLYRAADLFVVPSRAEENFGLIVLEAAACGVPVAATPVGSLPEMLAAVASPYQARETTATALAEVIERAAREREPQARTCREIVSPRLRREYSWPRIAAEFDRVYAGLGVD; encoded by the coding sequence TTGAACGCGCCGATCCTGCACGTCACCGACGCCTTTCCGCCCGAACGGGGCGGCGTCGAACGCGTCGTCGAGGAACTGGCCGCCGCGCAGGTCCGCGCCGGCCGCCGCGTGCAGGTGCTGACCAAGGCAGTCGCCGGAGCCCCGGCGCGCGAGGTCCGCGCCGACGGCGTGGAGGTTTTTCGCTATCCGTTCGCGGCGCGGCCGACTCCCTGGAAATACCTGACCAGCATCCGCGCCAGTCGCCGGCTGGCGCGGCAAATCGACCGCGAATCGCCGCCGGCCCTGGTGCATTTTCACCTGACGCTCTCGGCCCAGGGGCCGCTCGACCTTTGGCGAGGACGCAAACCGCTGGTCTATAGTTTTTACGGGCCTTGGCACGCGGAATTCGCCGTCGAGGCCGAGGAAATCCGGCGCGCCGCGGGCGGGCTTTACCGCGCCTATCTGGACGAGCAAATGGCCTGGCAGCGCCGCCGGCAAATCCGCCTGTTGCGCGCGGTCGATCGGGTCGCGGTGCTCAGCGAATTCAGTCGCGGCTGGGTCGGCCAACTGGCCCCCGAACGCGCGGCGGACGCGGTGCGGATTCCGGGCGGCATCGACCCGGATCGTTTCACCCCCGATGCGGTGCCGGCGATCGATTGGCGCTCCGGCGCGGATTTCGTGGTGTTGACGGTTCGCCGCCTGGCACGCCGCATGGGGCTGGATCTTTTGCTGGCGGCGGTCGCCGAATTGAAAACCCGCGGCCTGGCGGTTCGCTGCCTGATCGCCGGCGGCGGGCCCTTGCGCCGCGAGTTGGAGGAGCAGGCCGAACAACTGGGCATCACCGCGCAGGTTTGCTTTTTGGGCTTCGTGCCGGACGAACAATTGCAGGGCCTGTACCGCGCGGCCGACCTGTTCGTCGTGCCGTCCCGCGCCGAGGAAAATTTCGGCCTCATCGTTTTGGAGGCCGCCGCTTGCGGCGTTCCGGTGGCGGCGACGCCGGTCGGTTCGCTGCCCGAAATGCTGGCGGCGGTCGCGTCGCCCTACCAGGCGCGCGAAACGACGGCCACGGCGCTGGCCGAGGTGATCGAACGCGCGGCGCGGGAACGCGAACCGCAGGCGCGCACCTGCCGCGAAATCGTTTCGCCGCGACTTCGCCGCGAGTATTCCTGGCCGCGGATCGCCGCGGAATTCGACCGGGTTTACGCCGGCCTGGGGGTCGACTGA